The following proteins are co-located in the Noviherbaspirillum sp. UKPF54 genome:
- the flhB gene encoding flagellar biosynthesis protein FlhB produces MAEDSDLEKTESASPRRLEQAREEGDVPRSRELATCTVLLAAGLGFWVLGDNLVVRLNRMLISGLSFEREQAFDFNLLVARLSTDIFDLLIGFAPFAGLLMLVAVISPLLIGGWLFSGKALQPNFGRLNPMKGLSNLVSAHSGVELVKSIIKTLVVGTVSWLVISSQIDSVLALTMDPPKTGGPHLAHLMLTGFLTIVGSLVVIAAIDVPYQLWHYANKLKMTREEVRQEAKESDGDPHIKAKIRQMQREMAKRRMMSEVPTADVVVTNPTHYAVALKYADGKMRAPKVIAKGADEVAAKIRELAAEHNVPLLEAPPLARALYTHTDLGDEIPEGLYTAVAEVLAYVFQLRAYNARGGVRPDVPDDLDVPAQLDPLNPAAQKKTDNGLTQ; encoded by the coding sequence ATGGCCGAAGACAGCGATCTCGAAAAAACAGAATCAGCGTCGCCCCGGCGACTTGAGCAAGCACGCGAGGAGGGCGATGTACCGCGCTCGCGCGAGCTTGCCACATGCACGGTTCTGCTGGCGGCTGGCCTCGGCTTCTGGGTGTTGGGCGACAACCTCGTTGTCCGCCTCAATCGCATGCTCATTTCCGGACTGTCATTCGAGCGGGAGCAGGCGTTCGACTTCAACCTGCTTGTCGCGCGGCTGAGCACGGATATTTTCGATCTGCTGATCGGATTCGCTCCCTTTGCCGGCTTGCTGATGCTCGTCGCCGTCATTTCCCCGCTGCTGATCGGCGGCTGGCTGTTCAGCGGTAAGGCGCTGCAACCAAACTTTGGGCGACTCAACCCCATGAAGGGCTTGAGCAACCTTGTTTCCGCCCATTCCGGGGTTGAGTTGGTGAAGTCCATCATCAAGACGCTCGTGGTCGGCACCGTGTCCTGGCTGGTCATCTCCAGCCAGATCGATTCGGTGCTGGCGCTGACGATGGATCCGCCGAAGACGGGCGGGCCGCACCTTGCCCACTTGATGCTGACCGGTTTTCTGACGATCGTCGGCAGCCTGGTTGTCATTGCTGCGATTGACGTGCCCTACCAGCTTTGGCATTACGCCAACAAGCTGAAGATGACGCGCGAAGAAGTGCGTCAGGAAGCCAAGGAATCGGACGGCGATCCGCACATCAAGGCCAAGATCCGCCAGATGCAGCGCGAGATGGCCAAGCGCCGCATGATGTCCGAAGTACCGACCGCGGACGTCGTGGTGACCAACCCGACCCACTATGCGGTGGCGCTGAAATACGCCGACGGCAAGATGCGCGCGCCGAAGGTGATCGCCAAGGGCGCCGACGAGGTCGCGGCCAAGATCCGCGAGCTCGCCGCCGAGCACAACGTGCCGCTGCTGGAAGCGCCGCCGCTGGCGCGCGCGCTGTACACCCACACCGACTTGGGCGACGAGATACCCGAGGGCTTGTATACCGCTGTGGCCGAGGTGCTGGCCTATGTGTTCCAGTTGCGTGCATACAATGCTCGCGGCGGCGTGCGGCCCGACGTGCCGGACGACCTGGATGTTCCCGCGCAGCTCGACCCGCTCAATCCGGCCGCGCAAAAGAAAACGGATAATGGATTGACTCAATGA